From Actinopolymorpha cephalotaxi, one genomic window encodes:
- a CDS encoding aminoacyl-tRNA hydrolase gives MTEPDLPGEESGLPAQGEVDEAPDPMAAVRWWRTHWRNLAWIGQAERDDDEPWALPLVVRVEKKSLPTHEDALAASALAVVRLLADRDSAPGGPWHADLERWMDGRIRKVVRRARGIRWVEVDRMAGVTARSGGAEVRALTPHPVARPPVEVSKLQVEGLDLAPAEDAEDAEAGEAEQGGEQAGGPMLSIVLAPGVRMSTGKACAQVGHAAHLALLELDEQTVSAWAAADFPLRVVTATPARWRRIVDGEVAAATVRDAGYTEVEPGTCTCAATFDRPDPVS, from the coding sequence GTGACCGAACCCGACCTTCCCGGCGAGGAGTCCGGCCTGCCCGCGCAAGGCGAGGTTGACGAGGCTCCCGATCCGATGGCGGCGGTGCGCTGGTGGCGTACGCACTGGCGCAACCTCGCGTGGATCGGTCAGGCGGAGCGCGACGACGACGAGCCGTGGGCGCTGCCGCTGGTGGTCCGGGTGGAGAAGAAGAGCCTGCCGACCCATGAGGACGCGCTTGCGGCGTCGGCGCTGGCCGTCGTACGGCTGCTGGCCGACCGCGACAGCGCGCCGGGCGGGCCGTGGCACGCCGACCTCGAACGCTGGATGGACGGCCGGATCCGCAAGGTCGTACGCCGGGCACGGGGAATTCGATGGGTCGAGGTGGACCGGATGGCAGGGGTCACCGCGCGGTCCGGCGGCGCGGAGGTGCGCGCGCTGACCCCGCACCCGGTGGCCCGGCCGCCGGTGGAGGTGTCGAAGCTGCAGGTGGAGGGGCTGGACCTGGCGCCCGCCGAGGACGCCGAGGACGCCGAGGCCGGTGAGGCCGAGCAGGGTGGCGAGCAGGCCGGTGGGCCGATGCTGTCGATCGTGCTCGCGCCGGGCGTACGGATGTCGACCGGAAAGGCCTGCGCCCAGGTCGGGCACGCCGCGCACCTCGCGCTCCTCGAACTCGACGAGCAGACCGTCTCCGCCTGGGCTGCCGCGGACTTCCCACTGCGGGTCGTGACGGCGACCCCGGCGCGCTGGCGCCGCATCGTCGACGGCGAGGTGGCCGCAGCGACGGTCCGCGACGCCGGTTACACCGAGGTCGAGCCGGGCACCTGCACCTGCGCCGCCACCTTCGACCGGCCCGACCCAGTTTCCTGA
- a CDS encoding PIG-L deacetylase family protein, giving the protein MTEQPDFEPMPTDWERCLAIVAHPDDLEYGAAGAIAGWTAAGHEVSYLLVTRGEAGIDNLSPAEAEKVREREQRASARVVGVDSVQFLDHADGVIEEGPRLRRDLARAIRRHRPELLVTLNHHDSWGMPGSWNTPDHRAVGRAVLDAAGDAGNRWIFPELLDEGLEPWDGVRYVAVASSPYVSHAVDVTATLDRAVASLAEHRAYISALDGRDPVEYAREHLTTHVQSAAERFGGRPAVSFELFCR; this is encoded by the coding sequence ATGACCGAGCAGCCGGACTTCGAGCCGATGCCAACCGACTGGGAGCGCTGCCTGGCGATCGTCGCGCATCCGGACGACCTGGAGTACGGCGCGGCCGGTGCGATCGCCGGCTGGACCGCCGCCGGCCACGAGGTCAGCTACCTGCTGGTGACCCGCGGCGAGGCGGGCATCGACAACCTCTCGCCCGCGGAGGCCGAGAAGGTCCGCGAACGCGAGCAGCGCGCCAGCGCCAGGGTCGTCGGGGTCGACAGTGTGCAGTTCCTCGACCACGCCGACGGCGTCATCGAGGAGGGTCCGCGGCTGCGCCGCGACCTCGCCCGGGCGATCCGCCGGCACCGGCCCGAACTCCTGGTGACCCTGAACCACCACGACAGCTGGGGGATGCCGGGCAGCTGGAACACCCCCGACCACCGTGCGGTCGGCCGGGCCGTGCTGGACGCCGCGGGCGATGCCGGCAACCGGTGGATCTTCCCCGAACTCCTCGACGAGGGACTCGAGCCGTGGGACGGCGTCCGCTACGTCGCGGTGGCCTCCTCCCCGTACGTCTCGCACGCCGTCGACGTCACCGCCACCCTCGACCGCGCGGTGGCCTCGCTCGCCGAACACCGCGCCTACATCTCGGCGCTGGACGGCCGGGACCCGGTGGAGTACGCCCGGGAGCACCTCACCACCCACGTGCAGAGCGCGGCGGAGCGGTTCGGCGGTCGGCCGGCGGTGTCGTTCGAGCTGTTCTGCCGCTGA